In the Euphorbia lathyris chromosome 5, ddEupLath1.1, whole genome shotgun sequence genome, one interval contains:
- the LOC136230081 gene encoding protein MIZU-KUSSEI 1, with protein MGEQTPSNTTTQSPKSSTPKSPNPNRAGPPTPPPPPQLIQPPDKKRNKPKVFRIVRSVFRSFPIISPLCKFPGLPAGIPESLNRATSGSKVTGTLYGYRKGKVRLSVQENPKFFPFLIIELPLQTSVLQKELGSGLVRIAMECEKKAEKDKVRLLDETIWNMFCNGKKNGYGVKKEAAEEDLKVMELLRAVSTGIGVLPANPDIDGPDDEYIYIRSNFERIVGSKDSETFYMINPEANSGPELSIFFVRI; from the coding sequence ATGGGGGAGCAAACGCCTTCAAACACCACCACCCAATCCCCTAAATCATCCACTCCCAAATCCCCTAATCCAAATCGAGCTGGCCCGCCCACACCCCCACCTCCGCCGCAGCTCATCCAACCACCTGACAAAAAGCGAAACAAACCTAAAGTTTTCCGAATCGTCCGTTCGGTTTTCCGATCATTCCCTATAATATCTCCGCTATGCAAATTCCCAGGCCTCCCCGCAGGGATACCGGAAAGCCTTAACCGGGCGACTTCAGGAAGCAAGGTAACGGGAACGCTGTACGGATATCGGAAAGGAAAAGTAAGATTATCCGTACAAGAAAATCCGAAATTCTTTCCGTTTTTGATAATAGAATTACCGCTGCAAACAAGTGTGTTACAGAAGGAATTGGGATCAGGACTGGTGAGGATTGCGATGGAATGTGAAAAGAAAGCAGAAAAGGATAAAGTTAGATTGTTAGATGAGACGATATGGAATATGTTCTGCAACGGAAAGAAGAACGGTTATGGTGTTAAAAAAGAGGCGGCGGAGGAAGATCTGAAAGTGATGGAATTGCTGAGAGCAGTATCAACGGGGATTGGTGTACTTCCAGCGAATCCTGATATTGATGGACCGGATGatgaatatatttatataaggTCGAATTTTGAAAGAATTGTTGGATCTAAGGATTCAGAAACTTTCTACATGATTAATCCAGAAGCTAATAGTGGACCTGAACTTAGTATTTTCTTCGTCAGGATTTGA